A region of Lycium barbarum isolate Lr01 chromosome 3, ASM1917538v2, whole genome shotgun sequence DNA encodes the following proteins:
- the LOC132630322 gene encoding laccase-17-like — protein sequence MQDTSIIGAESHPLHLHGYNFFVVGQGFGNYNSSKDPANFNLIDLAERNTVGVPSGGWVAIRFLADNPGVWFMHCHLEVHTSWGLKMAWMVMDGKGPKQKLPPPPSDLPKC from the exons ATGCAAGATACAAGTATTATTGGTGCTGAAAGTCATCCACTACACCTTCATGGTTACAATTTCTTTGTGGTTGGTCAAGGCTTTGGAAATTATAATTCTAGCAAGGACCCTGCTAATTTCAACCTTATTGACCTTGCTGAAAGGAACACTGTTGGTGTTCCATCTGGAGGTTGGGTCGCCATTCGCTTCCTTGCAGACAATCCAG GAGTATGGTTCATGCACTGTCATCTTGAAGTACACACGAGTTGGGGGTTGAAAATGGCTTGGATGGTAATGGATGGAAAAGGTCCCAAGCAGAAGTTACCTCCTCCACCATCTGATCTTCCTAAATGTTGA